In Megalopta genalis isolate 19385.01 chromosome 7, iyMegGena1_principal, whole genome shotgun sequence, a single window of DNA contains:
- the Tim10 gene encoding translocase of inner membrane 10, whose amino-acid sequence MAGLPQLGEDQMKMVQELEIEMMSDMYNRMTSACHRKCIPPKYVEAELTKGESICLDRCIAKYLDVHERIGKKLTQISVQQENFLTGKVAEQPKAN is encoded by the coding sequence ATGGCTGGCTTACCTCAACTCGGTGAGGATCAAATGAAGATGGTGCAAGAATTAGAGATAGAGATGATGTCCGACATGTACAATCGTATGACGTCAGCTTGCCATCGAAAATGTATCCCACCAAAATATGTTGAGGCTGAATTAACAAAAGGGGAGTCCATATGCTTGGATCGTTGCATTGCCAAATATCTGGATGTACATGAACGCATTGGGAAGAAGCTAACTCAGATTTCTGTGCAACAAGAAAACTTCTTGACAGGAAAAGTTGCAGAACAGCCTAAAGCAAATTAA
- the LOC117221641 gene encoding NAD kinase 2, mitochondrial, with translation MTTYGHLRRTAKALKFLQPCKHNVRTGFREFLRNESSFVPKRVLIVGKLSRYYFEKLREPDLSESELKRKLLERGSDYEHMLAGHIATLNVQQQVIDLLKEKNIEYRVVNRQNLDQSNFTWADLILPIGGDGTFLLASNLIFDNKKPIIGINSYPEGSEGYLLLPQKYTNRIPDIFEMLEAGHYRVLMRRRIRTTLQGDDIWAPPFHTHEKCRIITGGKVNTEISDEPNPNKLPKERRLPWLALNEVFIAEALSARTSDLLIKVDNDERYHVVKSSGLCVSTGTGSTSWHKAINSVNPQIVREIINTIGDRKQYSKEEIEQICSRFNNTLRFDAEELKLCYAVRDMIVTDIWPAPKSLSSRGFCNNLTVRSQCYDGSLVLDSGIAVPFNFGTTALLEIHPDDSLKSLILPD, from the exons ATGACGACGTACGGCCATCTTCGTAGAACTGCCA AAGCACTGAAATTCCTCCAACCGTGCAAACATAATGTTCGCACCGGTTTCCGAGAATTTCTTCGGAACGAATCGAGCTTCGTACCGAAACGTGTGCTCATCGTTGGCAAATTGTCCCGTTATTATTTTGAAAAGTTGCGAGAACCCGATCTGAGCGAGTCAGAATTGAAGAGGAAATTGTTGGAAAGGGGTAGCGATTATGAGCACATGTTGGCTGGTCACATCGCGACATTGAACGTGCAGCAACAGGTGATCGATTTGCTGAAGGAGAAGAACATAGAATACAGAGTAGTGAATAG GCAGAATCTCGATCAGTCGAATTTCACCTGGGCCGACCTGATTCTTCCAATCGGCGGCGATGGCACGTTTCTGCTCGCGTCGAATTTGATATTCGACAACAAGAAACCGATAATCGGCATTAATTCGTATCCGGAGGGATCGGAGGGCTATCTGTTGCTGCCGCAGAAATACACTAACAGGATACCCGATATTTTTGAAATGCTGGAGGCGGGTCATTACCGTGTCTTGATGAGGAGGAGAATCCGAACCACGTTGCAGGGGGATGATATCTGGGCCCCACCTTTCCATACGCACGAAAAGTGTCGCATTATTACCGGCGGAAA AGTTAACACGGAAATCTCGGACGAACCAAATCCCAACAAATTACCGAAAGAGAGACGTTTACCTTGGCTAGCGTTGAACGAA GTTTTCATAGCAGAGGCGTTGTCAGCCAGAACAAGCGATCTGCTGATCAAAGTTGATAACGACGAGAGATATCATGTTGTAAAAAGCTCGGGATTGTGCGTTAGCACCGGGACGGGATCGACATCGTGGCACAAGGCGATAAACAGCGTTAATCCGCAAATAGTGCGCGAAATAATTAATACTATTGGCGATAGGAAACAGTATAGTAAGGAAGAGATTGAACAAATCTGCAGCAGATTTAATAACACTCTGCGTTTCGATGCTG AGGAATTAAAACTGTGTTATGCTGTGAGAGACATGATAGTGACCGATATATGGCCTGCACCAAAATCTTTGAGTTCTCGTGGATTTTGTAACAATTTGACAGTCAGGTCACAGTGCTACGACGGTAGTTTAGTTCTTGACAGCGGAATCGCGGTGCCATTTAATTTTGGAACGACGGCGTTGCTGGAAATACACCCTGACGATTCTCTGAAGTCGTTAATCCTGCCAGATTAA